A single genomic interval of Odontesthes bonariensis isolate fOdoBon6 chromosome 3, fOdoBon6.hap1, whole genome shotgun sequence harbors:
- the lrrn1 gene encoding leucine-rich repeat neuronal protein 1: MARRRLNCFPLGQVFAGLFLITIGLSCVQSNECPQLCVCEIRPWFTPQSTYREAITVDCNDLRLTRIPGNLSSETQVLLLQSNYIARTSEELEQLFNLTELDLSQNNFSCIRDVGLTNMSQLTTLHLEENQITEMPDYCLQDLSNLQELYINHNQISAISANAFSGLHNLLRLHLNSNKLRAINNQWFESTPNLEILMIGENPVVGIMDFNFKPLGNLRSLVLAGMDLTDIPGNAFVGLDNLESLSFYDNKLVQVPQRALQKLPNLKFLDLNKNPVHKIQEGDFKNMLRLKELGINNMAELVSIDRYALDNLPELTKLEATNNPKFSYINRQAFHDVPALESLMLNNNALNALYQSTVDSLPNLREISIHTNPLRCDCVIQWMSSNKTAVRFMEPLSMFCDMPSEVRGMHVREVLQNKLVNQCLPMISHDTFSSHLSLEIGMTLDLDCRAMSQPEPEIYWVTPMGNKITTDTQSDKYVLNREGTLRISHIQIEDSGRYTCVAQNSEGVDTRVTAIQVNGTLLDNTQLMKIYVKQTETHSILVSWKINSNVMTSNLKWSSATMKIDNPHITYTARVPVDVHEYNLTHLQPATEYEVCLTVSNIHQQTQKSCVNVTTKQATFAVEISDQRTNTALAAVMGTMFAIISLVSLGVYVAKRWKRKNYHHSLKKYMQKTSSIPLNELYPPLINLWEADSEKEKEGTSETKPSQVDTTRSYYMW; this comes from the coding sequence ATGGCTAGACGGAGGTTAAACTGCTTTCCTCTGGGCCAGGTGTTTGCTGGCCTGTTCTTGATAACAATAGGACTATCTTGTGTCCAGAGCAATGAGTGcccacagctgtgtgtgtgcgagATCCGACCCTGGTTTACTCCCCAGTCCACATACAGAGAAGCCATTACTGTAGACTGCAACGACCTTCGCTTAACACGGATCCCAGGGAACCTGTCCAGTGAAACTCAGGTTCTCCTCTTACAGAGCAACTACATTGCCAGGACCAGTGAGGAGCTGGAGCAGCTCTTCAACCTGACAGAGCTAGACTTGTCCCAGAATAACTTCAGTTGCATTCGAGATGTTGGTCTCACCAACATGTCCCAGCTCACCACACTTCATCTGGAGGAGAACCAGATCACAGAAATGCCCGATTACTGTCTGCAAGACCTCAGCAACCTACAAGAACTTTACATCAACCATAATCAGATCAGTGCCATCTCTGCcaatgccttctctgggcttcATAACTTGCTCAGGCTTCACCTGAACTCCAACAAGCTCAGAGCCATCAACAACCAATGGTTTGAATCTACGCCCAACCTGGAGATTCTCATGATTGGAGAGAACCCTGTTGTTGGAATTATGGACTTTAATTTCAAGCCACTGGGCAATCTGAGAAGCCTGGTTTTAGCCGGGATGGATTTGACAGACATCCCTGGTAATGCCTTTGTTGGACTTGACAATCTTGAAAGCCTCTCTTTCTATGATAATAAGCTAGTACAAGTACCTCAAAGAGCCCTTCAGAAACTGCCCAACCTCAAGTTTTTGGATTTAAACAAAAACCCAGTGCACAAGATTCAGGAGGGAGATTTTAAGAACATGTTGAGACTGAAAGAGCTGGGTATAAACAACATGGCAGAGTTGGTCTCTATTGACAGGTATGCTCTGGACAACCTCCCTGAGCTCACTAAGCTGGAGGCTACCAACAACCCCAAGTTCTCTTATATAAATCGACAGGCCTTCCATGATGTCCCAGCTTTGGAGAGTCTGATGCTGAACAACAATGCATTGAATGCTCTCTATCAGTCCACAGTGGATTCTCTCCCCAACTTACGTGAAATAAGCATCCATACCAACCCTCTGCGCTGTGACTGTGTCATCCAGTGGATGAGCTCCAACAAAACCGCAGTGCGATTTATGGAACCCTTATCCATGTTTTGTGACATGCCATCTGAGGTCAGAGGCATGCATGTGCGTGAGGTGTTGCAAAATAAATTAGTAAACCAGTGTCTGCCCATGATTTCTCACGACACCTTTTCCAGCCATCTCAGTTTGGAAATTGGAATGACCTTGGACTTGGACTGCAGAGCCATGTCCCAGCCTGAGCCTGAAATCTATTGGGTGACACCAATGGGAAACAAGATAACAACTGACACCCAATCGGACAAGTACGTCCTCAACAGGGAAGGCACTTTGAGAATTTCTCATATCCAAATTGAAGACTCTGGCAGATACACCTGTGTGGCTCAAAACTCTGAGGGAGTTGATACCAGAGTGACAGCCATACAGGTAAACGGTACTCTTTTAGACAACACGCAGCTCATGAAGATCTACGTCAAACAGACAGAAACCCACTCAATCCTTGTCTCCTGGAAAATAAACTCAAATGTAATGACCTCCAATCTCAAGTGGTCATCTGCAACAATGAAAATAGACAACCCACACATTACTTACACTGCCAGAGTACCTGTGGACGTCCATGAGTACAATCTTACACATCTTCAACCAGCAACAGAGTATGAAGTGTGCCTCACTGTCTCCAACATCCACCAACAAACACAGAAGTCATGTGTGAATGTGACAACGAAGCAAGCAACTTTTGCTGTGGAGATATCTGATCAACGGACCAACACTGCTCTTGCAGCGGTCATGGGAACGATGTTTGCGATCATTAGCCTGGTCTCTCTAGGTGTGTACGTTGCTAAGAGGTGGAAGAGGAAAAATTATCATCACTCCCTAAAAAAATATATGCAGAAAACCTCTTCAATACCGTTGAATGAGCTGTACCCTCCTCTTATTAACTTGTGGGAGGCAGATAgtgagaaggagaaggagggcACCTCAGAGACCAAACCCAGCCAGGTGGACACCACACGCAGCTATTATATGTGGTGA